A single region of the Grus americana isolate bGruAme1 chromosome 3, bGruAme1.mat, whole genome shotgun sequence genome encodes:
- the SNX5 gene encoding sorting nexin-5 isoform X4 has product MALLREDAQSKLRSVSVDLNVDPSLQIDIPDALSEKDRVKFTVHTKTTLPAFQSPEFSVTRQHEDFVWLHDTLTETEEYAGLIIPPAPSKPDFDGPREKMQKLGEGEVSMTKEEFAKMKQELEAEYLAVFKKTVSSHEIFLQRISSHPVLSKDRNFHVFLEYDQDLSVRRKNTKEMFGGFLKSVVKSADEVLFSGVKEVEDFFEQEKTFLVNYYNRIKDACAKADKMTRSHKNVADDYIYTSACLNGLALEEPTVIKKYLLKVAELFEKLRKVESRVSSDEDLKLSELLRYYMLNIEAAKDLLYRRTRALVDYENSNKALDKARLKSKDVRLAEAHQQDCCQKFEKISESAKQELMSFKQKRIAAFRKNLIEMAELEIKHAKNNVSLLQSCIDLFKN; this is encoded by the exons CTGAGGTCTGTATCTGTAGACCTGAATGTTGATCCTTCTCTCCAAATTGATATACCTGATGCCCTAAGTGAAAAGGACAGAGTGAAGTTCACTGTGCATACTAAG ACTACACTGCCAGCTTTTCAAAGCCCTGAGTTTTCAGTTACAAGGCAGCATGAAGACTTTGTGTGGCTGCATGATACGCTCACTGAAACTGAAGAGTATGCAGGACTCATT ATACCTCCAGCACCTTCAAAACCTGACTTTGATGGTCCCAGAGAGAAGATGCAGAAGCTAGGGGAAGGAGAAGTATCTATGACAAAAGAAGAGTTTGCAAAAATGAAGCAAGAGTTGGAAGC tgaaTACCTCGCTGTCTTCAAGAAGACTGTATCATCACATGAAATCTTCCTTCAGCGGATTTCTTCTCATCCTGTGCTCAGCAAAGATcgtaattttcatgttttcctagAGTATGACCAGGAT CTGAGTGTTCggaggaaaaacacaaaagagatgtttggtggctttttaaaaagtgtggtAAAGAGTGCTGATGAAGTCCTCTTCTCTGGGGTCAAG GAAGTAGAAGACTTTTTTGAGCAAGAGAAGACTTTTCTTGTAAACTACTACAACCGAATCAAGGATGCATGTGCAAAAGCAGATAAGATGACAAGATCTCATAAAA ATGTTGCAGATGACTATATTTATACTTCGGCTTGCTTGAACGGTCTGGCATTAGAAGAACCTACAGTTATCAAAAA gtacTTGTTGAAAGTTGCTGAGCTCTTTGAGAAACTCAGG aaggtAGAGAGTAGAGTTTCGTCTGATGAAGACTTAAAGCTCTCTGAACTGTTGAGATACTACATGCTCAATATAGAAGCTGCTAAG GATCTTCTGTACAGACGTACAAGGGCTCTTGTCGACTATGAAAACTCTAACAAAGCTCTAGATAAAGCCAGACTAAAGAGCAAGGATGTCAGGCTGGCTGAGGCACATCAACAGGATTGTTGTCAGAAGTTTGAAAAAATTTCAGAATCTGCAAAACAAG AACTGATGAGCTTCAAACAGAAGAGGATAGCAGCATTCCGCAAAAACCTAATTGAAATGGCagaactggaaataaaacatgcaAAG aaCAATGTCTCTCTCCTGCAAAGCTGTATTGACTTGTTCAAGAACTAA